The following are encoded in a window of bacterium genomic DNA:
- a CDS encoding DsrE family protein has translation MPDKLVVLWTSGDREVALKMAFMYTFNAKAQLWWKDVTLIVWGASARLLAVDLELREYAHRMLDSGIKIQACKACADSYGVSDNLASLGVEVRGMGQPLTEYLKDTNTRVITI, from the coding sequence ATGCCGGATAAGCTTGTCGTGCTCTGGACCAGCGGCGACCGCGAGGTCGCCCTCAAAATGGCGTTCATGTACACGTTCAACGCCAAGGCGCAGCTCTGGTGGAAGGATGTGACCCTGATCGTCTGGGGCGCCTCGGCCCGCCTTCTGGCAGTGGACCTCGAGCTGCGCGAGTACGCCCACCGGATGCTGGACTCCGGGATAAAAATTCAGGCCTGCAAGGCCTGCGCGGACAGCTACGGAGTGAGCGACAACCTGGCCAGCCTGGGGGTCGAGGTGAGGGGCATGGGCCAGCCGCTGACCGAATACCTCAAGGACACGAACACGCGTGTCATCACGATCTGA